From a region of the Trichoderma atroviride chromosome 6, complete sequence genome:
- a CDS encoding uncharacterized protein (EggNog:ENOG41), whose product MIEKYSTWLLLLGAFAWLLLRFSFGAIAAHKSQKHVDGRLDVDVDPLGEALDAMNNFSAAARASTAGAATLRTVFRINNPFSNGSEDLRKTYRQALTKAFAKTDGDAWDAIARAVSISVQNIMLSEKGPDGSTISRTNIMEISRTASMVAVLKGLFDIDDVPVTTLAYICSEIHRLGAWKKNMDLASSNPAVPHIFVQNMNRLISCLCGVFSEAKEKNDLARLLLCSVSGTSEAFNPLDLIIPAFESPWRAVFYTLLAVLQNRPSGADELLSLRDCPARQRPSPLAKAVVYESLRLYPPVRRMRVSQKAKHLQVFSTGGISDVDRTIDAEAILRDSRYWGSAAAEWNPSRFLSIDGEIDNSILCPSMGWIPFAAGGMKCPSAGGFSIRLTTIVAGEVLRQIFPHDRLQWHLEGPQWDSYSASGHLLRPGRDEYTHVDVVVRSDKPQVEDV is encoded by the exons ATGATTGAGAAGTATTCCACGTGGCTGCTCTTACTTGGAGCCTTCGCTTGGTTGCTTCTACGTTTTTC ATTTGGAGCGATTGCAGCGCACAAGTCGCAGAAACATGTGGACGGTCGCTTAGATGTCGATGTTGATCCTCTTGGCGAGGCACTGGACGCCATGAACAACTTTTCAGCTGCCGCCAGGGCTTCCACAGCCGGGGCTGCGACTCTAAGGACGGTCTTTCGGATCAACAACCCTTTCTCAAACGGCTCGGAGGACTTGCGCAAGACGTACCGTCAAGCCCTCAccaaggcctttgccaaAACGGACGGCGACGCCTGGGATGCCATTGCGCGCGCCGTATCTATCTCAGTCCAGAATATCATGCTATCTGAAAAGGGTCCTGATGGGAGTACCATCTCAAGAACTAACATCATGGAGATCAGCCGCACTGCGAGCATGGTGGCCGTGCTCAAAGGACTGTTCGACATTGATGACGTCCCAGTAACCACGCTTGCATACATCTGTTCCGAGATCCACCGGCTCGGTGCATGGAAAAAGAACATGGATTTGGCCTCATCCAACCCAGCAGTTCCCCACATCTTTGTGCAGAATATGAACCGCCTGATAAGCTGCCTATGCGGCGTCTTCTCAGaggccaaagagaaaaacgacTTGGCACGGCTGCTACTCTGCTCCGTATCTGGGACTTCTGAGGCGTTTAACCCTCTTGACCTGATCATTCCCGCCTTTGAGTCTCCCTGGCGGGCAGTCTTTTATACGTTGCTGGCTGTACTGCAGAACCGTCCATCAGGAGCCGATGAGCTGCTGTCTCTCCGCGACTGCCCAGCCCGTCAGCGGCCCTCACCGCTGGCCAAGGCGGTTGTGTATGAGTCTCTGCGCCTCTATCCGCCTGTTCGAAGAATGCGGGTTAGTCAAAAGGCCAAGCACCTGCAGGTATTCAGCACCGGCGGCATCTCTGATGTGGACCGAACCATTGATGCTGAGGCCATCCTTCGAGACTCGAGATACTGGGGCTCGGCCGCCGCTGAATGGAATCCATCTAGATTCCTTAGCATAGATGGAGAAATCGACAACTCGATACTATGCCCAAGCATGGGGTGGATACCATTTGCCGCTGGAGGGATGAAGTGCCCGTCAGCTGGGGGGTTCTCTATTCGTTTAACTACAATCGTCGCTGGAGAGGTGTTACGACAGATTTTCCCGCATGACCGGCTGCAATGGCATTTAGAAGGTCCGCAGTGGGATTCGTATTCAGCATCAGGTCACCTTCTTCGACCTGGAAGAGACGAGTACACACATGTTGATGTAGTTGTGAGAAGTGACAAGCCGCAGGTAGAAGATGTGTAG
- a CDS encoding uncharacterized protein (EggNog:ENOG41): MSDLVNTALTATPLQPWRQLDSSSWTRQCFSAESFFSLFEVVADGTGQMPVFVTFDTNIVEAELVERVRNAWLSCHASMPHVAVAISDPNHEAEVSEVSSMTYTMLRSEADAQEWLQDTFSVVRDKSAADLQHALCQKPLATRGRRSKLYLVVASKTDSGNASHYALLWHSSHVIIDAFSRQQLFDKLFRKVVAGRSGKPSMDSLDYSNVFDRLPVPIASAYEAQLKPTEEQRQQGLKEILTSSHLARSKMPEAIHLPFEQYGGDKGEATCWRLELSVQQTQDLLDEFRRENLSITYAVSAAATLAIQQLYGRNGNAGATLAISRHARRWIDTSLAPLAIDSVPLWVPFAQHWLQGEPTREVVLEVGRRIKTELQPYLESPHYIAAIDYVVKPRLAAMMAAPRDNRTAASFSVSVSSQGIIHMEPEFRSREHVIKTHGYHIAGRSTGANPWISINTFRGQLRLRCDYHTSVFARNLMEKYAAQIKLNLDSICSSLGRQTVGGV, from the exons ATGTCCGACCTCGTCAACACTGCTCTTACTGCGACGCCGctccagccatggcgccAGCTTGATTCATCGAGCTGGACCCGTCAGTGCTTCTCTGCCGAATCATTCTTCTCGCTTTTTGAGGTCGTCGCCGATGGAACAGGACAAATGCCTGTATTCGTTACTTTCGACACAAACATTGTTGAGGCAGAGCTGGTCGAGCGCGTCCGCAACGCCTGGCTCAGCTGCCATGCGTCCATGCCACACGTGGCTGTTGCCATTTCGGATCCGAATCATGAAGCAGAGGTATCAGAGGTGTCTTCAATGACATATACCATGCTTCGCTCTGAGGCTGATGCCCAAGAGTGGCTGCAAGACACGTTCAGCGTGGTGAGAGATAAGAGCGCCGCCGACTTGCAGCACGCTCTTTGCCAGAAACCCCTGGCGACTCGGGGCCGTCGATCTAAGCTGTATCTTGTCGTAGCCTCAAAGACAGACTCTGGAAATGCTTCTCATTACGCGCTGCTATGGCATAGCAGCCATGTCATTATCGACGCATTTAGTAGGCAGCAGCTTTTTGACAAGTTGTTTAGAAAAGTAGTAGCGGGCCGTAGCGGTAAGCCGAGCATGGATAGCCTCGACTACTCCAACGTGTTTGATCGGCTTCCAGTACCCATCGCCAGTGCATACGAGGCACAGTTAAAGCCAACtgaagagcagcgacagcaggGGCTCAAGGAAATCCTCACCAGCTCACATTTGGCTCGCTCCAAG ATGCCCGAAGCCATCCATTTGCCTTTTGAGCAATATGGTGGCGATAAAGGCGAGGCGACTTGCTGGCGCTTAGAATTGTCTGTCCAGCAGACCCAGGATCTGTTAGATGAGTTCCGTCGTGAGAACCTCAGTATAACATACGCCGtctccgcagcagcaacgcttGCCATACAGCAACTATATGGACGCAACGGCAATGCTGGCGCCACTCTTGCCATCTCCCGTCATGCCCGGCGATGGATCGACACCAGCCTGGCTCCTCTCGCCATCGACTCTGTTCCTCTCTGGGTCCCGTTTGCGCAGCATTGGCTACAAGGCGAACCAACACGCGAGGTCGTACTGGAAGTTGGTCGGCGCATCAAGACCGAGTTGCAGCCGTACCTGGAATCGCCACATTATATAGCAGCAATCGACTATGTGGTCAAGCCGAGGCTGGCTGCGATGATGGCTGCGCCTAGAGATAACCGTACGGCGGCATCCTTCAGTGTCAGTGTGAGCTCTCAGGGCATTATCCACATGGAGCCTGAATTCAGGTCTAGAGAACATGTCATAAAGACCCATGGCTATCACATTGCTGGCCGTTCGACTGGCGCAAATCCCTGGATCTCTATAAATACATTTCGGGGCCAGTTACGATTGCGTTGCGATTACCACACCAGTGTTTTCGCGCGAAACCTGATGGAGAAGTACGCGGCCCAGATCAAGTTGAATTTGGATTCGATTTGCTCCTCTTTGGGTAGGCAGACGGTGGGTGGTGTGTAG
- a CDS encoding uncharacterized protein (EggNog:ENOG41) produces MYSPFLDLTGYIAMSTPRRHRSAFACQNCRRRKVRCSVSVTGIPCVGCTQDSIDCIVHQTQGLKRQQPKETFGQHDSFHGPLELDLGLPAAEARRALQPLSPASVDQGLSSAASYASPNDGSKRAGDARSSRSGTELRGNQDEQRAGTEISSAALGQNNQIAGAPFYTGEAPGFTSILDACSPSQQPAARHILISEVPISLSDEDREYLRYKGVFTLPQKSTCNELLRAYFHHVHPIMPVVDASVLLKLHQTGKASEWNLLLLWSMFFVAANFVEANVWTHEGYSSRNEMKLAMYSRAKCMYDNGGETDKVVLLQSALLMGFWHSNRDGHSQPWYWTGVAISLAQILGLHRDPDSFKFNTSFPSHRRRLWRRLWWCCFFRDRSLSLTLGRPLRINLNDCNMPMASAADVISDIGQIPHSVAKAYIPDDLPQLAEYWVLLIQLNKLLGDVLTLCYQPFGPSPMLQQIQSLEEEILQFYIPERHGKTQSRLSSFYLYHLQMNYYAVLITLYCPFIANAPSDLPLENKETWQAEIRSKMDSAALRSNAVVDNIVRDKLLPFSSPMTAPLLVSAMHVHLLNCKSEDALSRRLSLNKLELCMMVMEELEEMYTSASVYRGVFLEAIRQLHPNYSASSTMSDSNSTDFSQPRASFSNDAMMVPLINDDILTALLDESSCFNFWESFSDIQMEPIQPGL; encoded by the exons ATGTACTCGCCTTTCCTTGATCTAACTGGCTATATCGCCATGTCTActcctcgccgccatcgctcGGCATTTGCTTGCCAGAACTGTCGCCGCCGCAAGGTGCGCTGCAGCGTCTCAGTAACCGGCATCCCGTGTGTCGGCTGCACCCAAGACAGCATCGACTGCATTGTCCATCAGACTCAAGGCCTCAA acggcagcagccaaaggAGACATTTGGTCAACATGACTCCTTTCATGGGCCTCTTGAGCTCGATCTAGGTCTTCCAGCGGCCGAAGCCAGGAGGGCGCTGCAACCACTATCTCCGGCTTCTGTGGACCAGGGGCTCAGCTCGGCTGCAAGTTATGCCTCTCCCAATGATGGGTCCaagagagctggagacgcCCGAAGCTCTCGCTCCGGCACTGAATTGCGCGGCAATCAGGACGAGCAGCGTGCCGGAACTGAGATATCTTCCGCGGCATTAGGCCAAAATAACCAGATTGCCGGGGCTCCGTTTTATACAG GGGAAGCCCCAGGGTTCACGTCTATTCTAGATGCGTGTTCGCCGTCACAGCAGCCTGCTGCACGACATATTCTGATATCTGAAGTGCCCATCTCATTATCGGACGAGGACCGCGAGTATCTCCGATACAAGGGGGTCTTCACTCTACCTCAAAAGAGTACATGCAATGAACTCTTACGCGCATATTTCCATCATGTACACCCAATCATGCCAGTTGTCGATGCCTCGGTGCTCCTCAAATTGCATCAAACGGGCAAGGCCAGTGAGTGGAACTTGCTGTTACTATGGAGTATGTTCTTCGTCGCAGCAAAT TTTGTTGAGGCCAATGTGTGGACCCATGAGGGCTACTCATCGCGCAATGAGATGAAACTGGCCATGTATTCGCGTGCAAAG TGCATGTACGACAATGGTGGCGAGACGGATAAAGTAGTTCTACTACAGTCAGCTCTCCTCATGGGGTTCTGGCATTCGAATCGGGATGGACACTCACAGCCGTGGTATTGGACCGGCGTCGCCATTAGCCTCGCCCAAATCTTGGGCTTACATCGAGATCCAGACTCGTTCAAGTTCAATACCTCTTTCCCTAGCCATCGGCGCCGTCTCTGGCGCCGTCTCTGGTGGTGTTGTTTCTTCCGAGATCGATCACTAAGCCTCACACTTGGGCGACCACTGAGAATCAACCTGAACGACTGCAATATGCCGATGGCTTCAGCGGCCGATGTCATCAGTGATATAGGCCAAATACCACATTCAGTCGCCAAGGCATATATCCCGGATGACTTGCCTCAGCTAGCTGAGTATTGGGTTCTCTTAATCCAGCTAAACAAGCTGTTGGGTGATGTTCTCACTTTATGTTATCAGCCTTTCGGCCCTAGTCCCATGCTTCAACAGATACAATCTCTCGAAGAAGAGATATTGCAGTTTTACATTCCAGAGAGACATGGGAAAACACAGAGCCGTCTCTCATCGTTCTATCTATACCATCTACAGATGAACTATTA CGCCGTTTTAATTACTCTCTATTGCCCTTTCATTGCCAACGCTCCATCAGACTTGCCTCTTGAGAATAAGGAAACATGGCAAGCTGAAATACGGAGTAAAATGGACTCTGCAGCTCTACGCTCAAACGCTGTCGTCGACAATATTGTACGGGACAAGCTTCTCCCGTTTTCCAGCCCTATGAC TGCTCCGCTTCTAGTATCGGCCATGCATGTGCATCTCCTCAACTGCAAATCTGAAGATGCACTATCTCGGCGTCTTAGCCTTAATAAGCTTGAGCTCTGCATGATGGTCATGGAAGAGTTGGAAGAGATGTATACATCAGCTTCTGTTTACCGAGGCGTTTTCTTAGAAGCGATCCGACAACTACACCCAAACTATTCTGCCAGCTCAACGATGAGCGATTCAAACTCGACGGATTTTTCTCAACCCCGCGCGTCTTTTTCGAACGATGCGATGATGGTGCCTTTGATCAACGATGACATTCTGACCGCATTGTTGGACGAGTCGTCTTGCTTTAATTTTTGGGAGTCATTTAGCGATATCCAGATGGAACCGATACAGCCGGGCTTATGA
- a CDS encoding uncharacterized protein (EggNog:ENOG41) yields MSVIHIVLFKYKSSATAEAVQNAVSEMLALKSGCLHPTTQTTYIKALTGGINNSPENLQNGFTHAFVVEFASVEDRDYYVDKDPIHEAFKTNNGPTIEKACVLDYTVGVFE; encoded by the exons ATGAGCGTCATTCACATTGTTCTGTTCAAATACAAATCTTCCGCCACCGCCGAAGCTGTTCAAAAT GCTGTCTCAGAAATGTTGGCTTTAAAGAGCGGTTGCTTGCATCCGACGACGCAGACGACTTATATCAAGGCTTTGACGGGCGGCATAAATAATTCGCCTGAGAATCTTCAA AACGGTTTTACACACGCCTTTGTTGTCGAATTCGCGTCTGTCGAAGACAGAGATTATTATGTTGATAAGGATCCTATACATGAAGCATTCAAGACGAACAACGGGCCTACTATTGAGAAAGCCTGTGTCTTAGACTACACAGTTGGCGTTTTCGAGTAG